A segment of the Caviibacter abscessus genome:
ATACGTTGAACTTACAGTTGAAACAAAAAATGAAATTGCTAATAAATTATATGCAAAAATGGGATTTAAAAATATTGAATGTCTTGAAAATGAATATTTTGATGATAATCCAAGATATTTACTTAGAAAGGAGCTTTAATGGAACACTATTTTTCAGAAAATCCTAATATTAAATCAAAAAGAAAAAATATTTTATTTACCTTTAATGACAAAAACTGCGAATTTATTACAGATAATGGTGTTTTTTCAAAAGATCACGTTGATGAGGGAACACAAATATTAATAAAAAATACACTTAAAAACATTGATATTGATAATTTAAATGTATTAGATCTAGGTTGTGGATATGGTGTAGTGGGTATAATACTTAAAACAATCAAAAAAAATATTAATATATCTTTTTCAGATATTAATAATCGGTCATTAGAATTAACTGTAGAAAATTTAAATTTAAATAATATAACTGATTATAAAATATATAAGTCTGATTTATTTGAAAATATAAAAGAAAATTTTGATATAATCATATCAAATCCTCCCATTAGAACAGGAAAAGAAAATATTTTTAAATTATATGAACAAAGTTTTGAGCATTTAAATGATAATGGTATATTTTTATGTGTTATTATGACTAAACATGGTGCAAAATCAACTCAAAAGAAATTAGAACAAATATACTCTCATGTTATTTGTCTCTCAATAGAAAATGGCTTTAGAGTTTATATGGCAAAAAAATAATAGAATATGTATTCGATTTATACATATTCTATTTTTATTTTAACTATTTATTATCTATTGCATCTACTCCTGGTAATACTTTTCCTTCTAAAAATTCAAGTGATGCTCCTCCACCTGTTGAAATATGAGAGAATTTTTCACTGTATCCTAATTCTATTGCTGCTGCTGCTGAATCTCCTCCACCAATTACAGTAATAGCATCTTTTAAGTTAGCTATTGCTTCACATACACCAATAGTACCTTTAGCATAGTTACTCATTTCAAATACTCCCATTGGTCCATTCCATACAACAGTTTTAGCTCCTTCTAATTCTTTAGAAAATAGTTCTATTGTTTTTTCAGCTATATCAAGACCCATGTATCCTTCTTCAATATTTTCAACTGATACTGATTTATGTTCTGCATCGTTATTAAATTCTTTTGCAACAACAGTATCAACAGGTAATACTAATTTAACACCTTTAGATTCTGCTTTTTCCATTAATTCTTTTGCAAGTTCAATTTTATCTTCTTCAAGAAGTGAATTTCCAACAGATAATCCTTTAGCTTTTAGGAATGTAAACATCATTCCTCCACCTATTAAAATTTTATCTGCTTTTTCAATTAAGTTTTCTATAACTGCAATTTTATCTGAAACTTTAGCTCCACCTAATATTGCAACATATGGTTTTTTAGGATTTTCTACTGCTCCTCCTAAAAATTCTATTTCTTTTTCCATTAAGAATCCTACAGCTGTATTTCCTTTTAAGTTTTGAGAAATTCCTACATTTGATGCGTGTGCTCTATGAGCTGTACCAAATGCATCATTTACAAATACTTCTCCAAGACTAGCCCAGTATTTACCTAACTCAGGATCATTTTTAGATTCTTTTTTACCTTCTACATCTTCATATCTTGTATTTTCAAACATAAGGATTTCACCATTAGAAAGTTCATTTACAGCTTTTTCTAATTCTTCTCCTCTTGTAGCAGGTACAAATTTAACTGACTTACCAAGTAATTCTTCTAATCTTTTTGCAACTGGTGCTAATGTTTTGCTTGCTTTGTCTTCTTCAACTTTAACTCTTCCTAAATGAGAAAATGCAATAACTTTTGCACCTTTTTCAAGTAAATATTTAAGAGTTGGAAGTGCAGCTTTTATTCTGTTATCATCTTTTATTACGCCTTCTTTAATAGGTACATTAAAATCAACTCTTACTAAAACTTTTTTCCCAGATACTTCTATATCTTTGATAGTTTTCTTATTCATTGTTCCTCCTGAAAATAAGGCTTCCGGCAAATATTTGCAAGGAAGCCTCTAAATTATTTTTGATTATTTTGATAATTCTACAAAATATTTTAATGTTCTTATTAATTGAGCTGTGTATGACATTTCATTGTCGTACCAAGCAACAGTTTTAACTACTTGTTTATCTCCTGCTTCAATAACTTTTGTTTGAGTTGCATCAAATAATGATCCATAGTGTATTCCAACTATATCTGAAGATACTAATGGTTCTTCAGTATATCCAAATGATTCATTAGAAGCTGCTTTCATTGCTGAGTTAATTTCTTCAACAGTAACTTTTTTCTTTAATACTGTTACTAATTCTGTTAATGAACCAGTAGGTACAGGAACTCTTTGAGCTGCTCCATCTAATTTACCTTTTAATGTAGGTATAACTAAACCAATTGCTTTAGCTGCTCCTGTTGTGTTAGGAACGATATTTACAGCTGCTGCTCTAGCTCTTCTGAAATCTCCCTTTCTATGTGGTGCATCTAAAGTGTTTTGATCTCCAGTATAAGCGTGGATTGTTGTCATTGAACCTACTTCAATACCAAATGAATCTTCTAATACTTTAGCCATTGGTGCTAAACAGTTAGTTGTACAAGAAGCTCCTGATAAAATAGTTTCTGAACCATCTAATATTTCATGGTTTACATTGAATACAACTGTTTTTAAATCTCCTGTTGCAGGTGCTGAAATAACAACTTTTTTAGCTCCAGCTTTAATGTGTGATTCTGCTTTTTCTTTCTTAGTGAAGAATCCTGTACATTCTAATACTACATCTACACCTAATTCTCCCCAAGGTAATTCTTCTGGGTTTGCATTGCTAAATGATTTTATTTCTTTACCATTTACAACAAATGCTCCTTCTTTAACAGAAATTTCTCCGTCAAATCTTCCTTGAGCTGAGTCATATTTGAATAAATGTGCTAACATTGCTGGATCTGTTAAATCATTAACAGCAACAACATCAAATTCAGGATCATTTATCATTAATCTTAATGCAAGACGTCCTATTCTTCCAAATCCATTAATTGCCACTTTTACTGACATTATTATACCTCCTAATATTTTTACTTGTGTTTTTATTAACAATCTTATTATACCACTTTTATTTTGGTTTTTAAATACCTTTTTTTATTTTTTATCGTTTGTAAACGCTATCATATCTTCGTATGCTTCTATTTCTATATTAACTGTTTCCAATTTTCTTGGATGCATAAATGATAGTTTATATGCATGTAACATTTGTCTTAGTGCTTTTATACCATTTTGATTATACAAAGTGTCTCCAATTATAGGGTACCCTATATGCTTTAAATGTACCCGTATTTGATGTGTTCTTCCTGTAAAAAGTTCACATTCAACAAGACTTACATTTTTATCAGAAAAGTATTTTACAGGTTTTACAACTGTTTTAGCCTCCTGACCCCTATCATCTATAATACGTTCAAGATTATCTCCATCTTTATATATTTTAGCTTCTATAATATATTCTTTATTACATTCATTTTCTACTAATGCCAAATATTTTTTCTTAACTTGTCCTTTATTTTGTAAAAAAGCCTGTGCATAACTATTTTTAGCTATAATTATTAAACCAGTTGTATTCATATCAAGTCTGTTATAAAATCTGGGAACTGTTTTCAAATAATATACAATTGCATTTGCAAGTGTCATATCAACTTTTTTTAAAGTAGGATGAGTTACTAAATTATATGGTTTATTAACGATTAATAAATCTTCATCTTCATATACTATATCAAGTTTCATATATATCGGTTCAATATTAGTTGATTTTTCTTTTTCAAGAACTTTTAGTACTCCACTACTTGGTAATTTTTTTGTTGTTTTTACTCTTTTACCATTTAAATATATTTCAAGCATTCTAAGACTTCTACCTGAGTATGACTGATGTTCTCTTAAATACTGTGATATTTTCATTCTACTTGTTGTTTTATCAAGTTTATATATCTTCATAATTACCTACAATAATCTTGGAACAAGTAAAACTCCAAGTACAGGTCCCGCATGAGTACCTACAGTTGGTCCAATTTCCTTATTTGACCAAAATACATTAACTTTTCTATTAGATTTAGCATATTTTAAAACTTTATTTGCTTGTTCTTCTTGTCTAGATGTACCTCCAAATGCTGTTATTAAATATATACTTTGTTGTTTTGTTTTTTCTGCTATAACTTTTTCAAAGTAATTTAATACTCCTGTGTCTCCACCAAATACTTTTTTTTCTGATATCAATGCCCCATTTACCATAGTAATTACAGGTTTCATATTTAAAAAGTCTCCGATAGTTTGAGCAGTTTTACTAATTCTTCCACCTTGTTGTAAATATTTTAAAGTTTCAACAGATATTAAAAGCTTACTTTTTTCGCATATATTTGTAAGAACTCTTTTTATATTTTCTATGCTCTCACCCTTAGTGGCACGATTTGCGGCTTCAATAACCATATATCCAAGTAATACTGATACAGCTTTAGAATCATATACTTCGATATCTTCTTCTCTTTTTGTCATTCCTTTTGCAAGTTTAGCAACTTGTACCGTTCCTGATAGTTTACTTGAAATTCCTATAAATAATATCTTTTCATAACCTTTTCTAAATAACTCTTCATATAAATTAAGCATTTCTTTAGGAGATGGTTGAGCTGTTTTAAATGTTGCATTCTCATTTACCAACATGTTCCAAAATTGTTGTTTACTAAGATTAATCCCTGCTTTATAATGGACACCGTTTGATTCCATTCTAACTGGCAATACACTTATATGCTTATTTTCAATATCTTTTTCATCAAGATCTGATGAAGAGTCAGTTATAATTGCTATTTTTTGCATATTAGGGTCTTTATTTTCTATGAATAAATAAAAATCATAATCTTCTTGATTACCATCAATAACTTTTGTTTTTGATTTAAAGTTATATTTCAAGTCTAAAATTCTGTCAACTATATGTTGATGCTTATTAATTCCTGAAACTAAAGTAAGTGACAATGTATTTGTACTTATTAATTCAGATATAATTTTATCAAATATTTGATTTATATCTTTTGAGACATATTTAATTTTAGCATTAACAAGAGCCATATAATCTCCTATTTCAATACTTATATTATCTATAACTGCCTCTCTTACTGCTTTTGTTATTTCAATTGAATAATTAAATTCATTTAATAATTTTCTTCTGTTTATGCTGTCATTTGGATATTGTAAATAAAACATTCCATCAAGCATTGTTTTTGTAGGTAATACTACTATTGTTTTATCAGATTTTTCCGCTGCAAGATTTGCAGTTGATATAACATTTTTATTATTAGGTAACACATAAATGGTTTTTCCATCTTCAATTTTATCTGTTACAGATAAAATATCATTTACACTTGGATTTTTACCTTGTCCTCCTAAAATAACAAAATCTGCACCCATTCTAATAAATTCATCTTTTAATTCTAATGTATCTGAAAGTACTACATACACTACATTCTTATCATTTTCTCTATTTTTGTTTTCAAATATTTTTGCCCTATCTTTTTCGTTTTCAAGCACACCTTCATTTTGAAGTTTCATATTTTCTATTTTTATTTTTTCTAAATCACCTCTACTACCTGCTTTTTCAATAACAAGTCCAGGATTATTAGTATGTATATGCGTTTTAAATCTTTTACTTGTTTGTGCAAAAACCGCAGAATCTCCCATTTCAAGAAGTTCTTTTTTAAACTCTTCTATATCAAAAGAAGAATTTAGGATTATAAACTCAGTACAATACTTATACTTTATATCTCCTAAATTATGATCTATATTAAGAACAGTTTTATCAAATTCATTTTCTATAAGTTTTGTTTGTGTAAGAAGTTCTATTTCTGTTAAAATTTTTCCCATTCCAACAAAAAAATAGTATAACCCTTTACCACCAGAATCCACAACTCCTGCTTCTTTTAATTTTGGAAGTAAACTTGGAGTAAGTTCAACAGCTTCATCTGCAACTTCTATTATTTTTTCTATAAAATCATTGAAAAGCTCAATATTTTCTTGTTCACAAATTTGAGTTGCTCTTTCTGCTATCATTCTTATAACAGTAAGCATTGTTCCTTCAACAGGTGTATCTACTGCCTTATACGCTAACTCTTTTGCACTGTTTAAAGCTTTTGCCACATCTTTTGGATATAGCTTTTTCTTATCGTCATCTATTCCATTTAAAAATCCTGTTATTATTTGTGATAATATTGTTCCTGAATTTCCACGTGCTCCAAGTAAAACAGCATCTTCTACTATTTCTTTTATATCACTCATACTTGATTTATCAGTTGTTTTTTCTTCTATTTCAGTTATCATAGTTTTTGATGTAAGAGACATGTTAGTTCCAGTGTCTCCATCAGGAACCGGATACACATTCAATTCATTCAAATAATTTTCATGCTTTTGTATCCATTTTCCACCACCGATTAAGACTCTACGTAGCCTTTTCGCATCTATGTACTTTATTCCCATTTTTCCTCCTATATTTGAAAATGGTTAATTTGTTAATTTATATGATTATACCATATTTATTAAATAATACAAAATCACTAAAAATACTTGTCTATCGTATTTTTAAAATTCTCTGTTATATTCCAATCCAACCCTTAATACATCTTGAGTTGAATACCCTGCTTTAATATTTATACTTGACTTGTCATCTATTATATATCCGATTTTTCCAATTGCACTTACACCAAAATTATATTCTTTTTGCTTTTGTGTAAGAGTAACTGTGTTATATCCATAAACTTTTGCACCAATACTTAATTTTTTATACACATACCCTAACTCTAACCCAAGAGATATTCTGTGATTATATATAAATTTATTGGCTGATGCTATGCCTTCTTCATCTACTAATTTTAATTTATATGTTCCTAATTCTAAATTTACATTTATATCAGGACTTATACTAAAACCATATCCTGACCAACCATTAAATTTAAAATTATTATCTACTCTTAAAGCTACATAGTCTGTTTTTACTTTAATGTCTTCTAAATTACTGTTTGTTAATGAATAAACAACACCTAATCCACTTATATTCTTACCTATTTTTGCATATAAGTTATAATAAGTTTCGAATAATAAATTTACGTCTTTTGTAGTAAAAGCAATATTTCCACGTAAACCAAAATTTTTATAGACTAAACTTCCTGCGTTTATATTATGAAAAAATTTATTTCCTTGCTTTATAAGGGTATAGCCTATATTTATTTTATCAGTTAATTCATTATGATGAGTAAATTTTATTGCACTTAAGGCACCATCTTTTATTAAATCTGTTTCTATTTTATTAAAAATTGAATAAGAAATGCCATTTATTCCATCTTCAATTTGCTTTTTATCATATCGCTTTCCTCCCAATATCGTTGAAAGATTTTCATATGATTGTTTTAATTCCCCATATTTATTATTTTTAAACTTGTCCAATAAATACATTGCCTTACTTATGTCTATATTCATTAATTTTTTCTCTAAAGTTGGATCATAGTCTTCATTTACAGATTTTTCCATTTGAGTACCATCTGTAAAAAATCCTAATATATACTTATTAATATCAAATAAATTAGTAGCTGCGTCTAATTTTTGCTCAATTTCTTTTATTTTTTCTTCGGTTAATTGTGATGATCTACTATACTTAATTCTTTTTAAATTATGTTTAGCTACTTCTCTTGATTTTTCTAAAGACCAACCATTTGCTTCTTGTATTGCAGTTTTAGTCCATATAAAGTTTGAACGTACCAATGTTTTTAAATCAGCAGAAGTATAAGTTCTAGAATCTCTATCTAATGCATAGATAAACATACCACCTAAATCATTTTTATTTACATAATCTGCTAATTTGTAAAAATTAGATCGTTTATAATCATTTATATGAAAATCCGTAAATTGATTGTTTTTTCCTGCATTTTCTTCAGGAAATGTAAGTCCTGGCATAAAATTTTCCTTTGAAAATATATCTTTAAAATTTTCTAATGCTTTCTTAGTTATATGCCTTTCACCTTCAGTATATTGAGATTTTGTTTTACCATATTGTTGATAAGCTATTTTATCAAAATACCCATTTAAATCTTTAACTGCTTCTTTTCCTAAATTATTCGTATCATAAATTAATAAAGTTCCATTTTTAGCTTTAGGGCCTAAATATTCTGATAAAGCTTTTATCATTTTATTACCTATCTCAACCTTTTTTTTGGTGAGTTGGTCAGGATTAGAAGGATTAGTTGGATTTTCCTTATATGTCATTTCCATATCAATATCTAAGCCATCTAAACCATATTTTTTTACATGTTCCTCAACTATTTTTTTTGCATATTCTTTTATTTCTTCATCAGTTGGATCTACATCTTTATTTTTTCTTGGTACATCTATTATCTTTTTGTAATTTATTCCAAATACAACTTTAACTCCATTTTTATGAAGATGAGGTACATATTCTTTTTTCAACGTTTCCAGATATTCTTCATATTTCTTATTTGCATCAGCTGATAAATCAGGGTTATAACCAAAAACATTTACAATATTAACACCACTTGGTATATCTTTCATACTCATCCAGTTTTCACCGGTTAAGTTTGTGTTATCTTGTTTAACCTTTTTATCTCTCCATATTCTATAATATGCTAAAAAATTTCTTTCCTTTATATCTTGTGCATATATTTTAAAATTTATAATATAAATTAAAATTAACATATATTTTAAATATTTTTTCAACTTTTTAACCTCTACTTTTTTATATTATCACATTAGTATAATATATTTTTAATTTTGTTTCAATTCTTATTTTTAATACTATTTTCCTAGGTTTTCATATATAAATTACAACTAAAATTTTAAAAATTAAGATAAATTTAAAAGTCCCAAAAACATGAAGTTTCCGAGACTTTAATTTTATTTTTCATAAATAATTGTTTCCATTAATTTTCTTAATTTTTTTATTTGATTTTCATAATCACTTTCTGTTTCTGCTATTATTTCTGATAAACTAATTACATCTGATGTACTATGACTATTTACTACTTCTTGATTTTCTTTTATAAATATCCATGTGTTTTTAGTCCAATCAAAATCATCTCTATTTAAACCTTTTATAATTTTTTTATTTCCTTTTAGTCCTTGCGTATAGCAAGCTGCTATTCTTTTTGGAAAAATTAATTCATTTTTATTTTCTTTATTTCCCTTATCGTTTCCATTTTTAATAAATGATTCCCAAAAATTTCCAATTAAATTTATGGCAAAAGCATAATTTACTAAAAATGGCAAACTTGCTCCGCCAAATCTTTTAGCAACTTCACATAAATAATATTTTTGAGTTTCAAAATCATAAAACCATTCAAAATGAAATGCATTAACAGAATTATCATTAATAAATCTTTCTAAAACTTTTTTAGATGCTATTAATACCCCTTTTATTACATCTGAGTTTTTATTATAATTTGGATTTGTTCTAACAATATATTCTTTAGAATTTCCATTTAAAACTGTTAATAAAGGTTTTTCGTATTCATGAGATGAAAATAAAATAGTGTCATTACCTATACTATAACCATCTCCTGTTAGCATATATGTAATATCCAAGTATTCCTCTATCAAGAATTTCATATTGTATTTATAAAATTCTTCTTTTACTTTATTATCATCTCTATTTATTATAAACATTTTTTCACTTGACATACCAACTACTGGTTTGATAATAGCTTTATCCTTTTTTGTATTTTCCCAGAAAATATCTATGTCTTCAACTTTTTTTAATAATCTAAAATATGGTTGATTTACAACACCTGCTAAAAAAGATCTCATATAGTATTTATTTGTAAATAATAAACTTTTCACTAATTCTGATTCTTTATTATTAAAATATTCTGATATTAATGCTGCCCATTCTATAATATCCTCATTTAAAGTATAAACTTTTTCAATTACATTTTCTTTTGAAATTTTAGTTATTTCATTTAAAATTTTTTCAAATGTAAAATCTTCTAAAAATATAACTTTGGGTAGTTTTTTACCATAATTGTCATATTTATTTTTTTGATATATCGGAGCTATGACAATTATATTTTCATTATTTACATGTTCTAGACCTATTGAATATGGAGAAAATTGATGAAGTAAAATTATCATTTATTTTTCCTTTCTATTATTTCACATATGCATTTCTTAAAATCATTTACATCAATATTTTCTTTCAAAAAAGCAAAATCTGTAAAATAATTTATATTATTTTTTGTATATTTAAAATACTTTTTTTATAATTACCTTTTTTTAATAAGATAATATTTTGGTTAAATCCATATGTTTCTTTTAAAGTTTTAAAATCGTATTTATCAATATATTTAAATAAATTGTTTTCTATGTTATCAATTTCATTAAAAATATAACTTTTATAATTTTCAGGTAACAAGTTTAAAAATAGATTTATATCTTTTCCACTTATATAAGAATATATAAGTAATTGCTTTAAAATAATCTTTAATGTATGTCCTTTATAACTTGACGATATTTTTATATTATATTTTTTTAAAAAATTAATAGTATCCATAAATGATATATATCTATATAAATCTAAATCGTTTAAATTTTCATATTTTATTTCATCATTATAAATTGTTTCATAAAATCTAATTTTCTTAGGTTTTATATTACTACTAATGTAGTCAAACATTTCTAAATAATAGTTGTTTATTGAAATTTCATTATAATTATTTTCATCAATATTAAAATGTGCAAAATCTAATAACAAAATATATTTCCCATTTTTGCAATAGTATAATTTACTGTATGTTCCTACAACTACATCATTAAACTTAAAATTTATAATTTCATTAATGTTTTTAACTTCATATTCCTCTAAAATTTTTATAAATACATTATCAGAAGATATAAAAATAAAATCATTTTTATTTAACTCTAATTTTTTTAGTAAAAAATCAAAAAAATTAAAATACATTTCTTTTAAATTTTCATATTCTAAATTTTTAAATAAATAACTATCTATATTATTATAAATTTCCCAATAAGGATTTATTGGTTCAATATTTATTACTTTTGACCAAATTGTTGATTGATTATAATAATATTTGCCATCTTTTAAATTTTTAAAATCATGAGCCATAATAGCAGAACCTATAAACCATTTTCCTTTTTCTATACCTTCAAATTCTATTGTATGTATATTATTATTTTTATTAAATTCTTCAAACTTTATTATAGTTCACCCCTTTACATATACCATTATTATTATACATCTTTACTTTATCAAAGGAATAATAAAGTTTAACAAAAAAAAATTCCTCTTTGATATACAATTATATATACTATAAAAGGAATTTTAT
Coding sequences within it:
- a CDS encoding class I SAM-dependent methyltransferase, with product MEHYFSENPNIKSKRKNILFTFNDKNCEFITDNGVFSKDHVDEGTQILIKNTLKNIDIDNLNVLDLGCGYGVVGIILKTIKKNINISFSDINNRSLELTVENLNLNNITDYKIYKSDLFENIKENFDIIISNPPIRTGKENIFKLYEQSFEHLNDNGIFLCVIMTKHGAKSTQKKLEQIYSHVICLSIENGFRVYMAKK
- a CDS encoding phosphoglycerate kinase; translation: MNKKTIKDIEVSGKKVLVRVDFNVPIKEGVIKDDNRIKAALPTLKYLLEKGAKVIAFSHLGRVKVEEDKASKTLAPVAKRLEELLGKSVKFVPATRGEELEKAVNELSNGEILMFENTRYEDVEGKKESKNDPELGKYWASLGEVFVNDAFGTAHRAHASNVGISQNLKGNTAVGFLMEKEIEFLGGAVENPKKPYVAILGGAKVSDKIAVIENLIEKADKILIGGGMMFTFLKAKGLSVGNSLLEEDKIELAKELMEKAESKGVKLVLPVDTVVAKEFNNDAEHKSVSVENIEEGYMGLDIAEKTIELFSKELEGAKTVVWNGPMGVFEMSNYAKGTIGVCEAIANLKDAITVIGGGDSAAAAIELGYSEKFSHISTGGGASLEFLEGKVLPGVDAIDNK
- the gap gene encoding type I glyceraldehyde-3-phosphate dehydrogenase — protein: MSVKVAINGFGRIGRLALRLMINDPEFDVVAVNDLTDPAMLAHLFKYDSAQGRFDGEISVKEGAFVVNGKEIKSFSNANPEELPWGELGVDVVLECTGFFTKKEKAESHIKAGAKKVVISAPATGDLKTVVFNVNHEILDGSETILSGASCTTNCLAPMAKVLEDSFGIEVGSMTTIHAYTGDQNTLDAPHRKGDFRRARAAAVNIVPNTTGAAKAIGLVIPTLKGKLDGAAQRVPVPTGSLTELVTVLKKKVTVEEINSAMKAASNESFGYTEEPLVSSDIVGIHYGSLFDATQTKVIEAGDKQVVKTVAWYDNEMSYTAQLIRTLKYFVELSK
- a CDS encoding RluA family pseudouridine synthase, translating into MKIYKLDKTTSRMKISQYLREHQSYSGRSLRMLEIYLNGKRVKTTKKLPSSGVLKVLEKEKSTNIEPIYMKLDIVYEDEDLLIVNKPYNLVTHPTLKKVDMTLANAIVYYLKTVPRFYNRLDMNTTGLIIIAKNSYAQAFLQNKGQVKKKYLALVENECNKEYIIEAKIYKDGDNLERIIDDRGQEAKTVVKPVKYFSDKNVSLVECELFTGRTHQIRVHLKHIGYPIIGDTLYNQNGIKALRQMLHAYKLSFMHPRKLETVNIEIEAYEDMIAFTNDKK
- a CDS encoding DegV family protein, yielding MGIKYIDAKRLRRVLIGGGKWIQKHENYLNELNVYPVPDGDTGTNMSLTSKTMITEIEEKTTDKSSMSDIKEIVEDAVLLGARGNSGTILSQIITGFLNGIDDDKKKLYPKDVAKALNSAKELAYKAVDTPVEGTMLTVIRMIAERATQICEQENIELFNDFIEKIIEVADEAVELTPSLLPKLKEAGVVDSGGKGLYYFFVGMGKILTEIELLTQTKLIENEFDKTVLNIDHNLGDIKYKYCTEFIILNSSFDIEEFKKELLEMGDSAVFAQTSKRFKTHIHTNNPGLVIEKAGSRGDLEKIKIENMKLQNEGVLENEKDRAKIFENKNRENDKNVVYVVLSDTLELKDEFIRMGADFVILGGQGKNPSVNDILSVTDKIEDGKTIYVLPNNKNVISTANLAAEKSDKTIVVLPTKTMLDGMFYLQYPNDSINRRKLLNEFNYSIEITKAVREAVIDNISIEIGDYMALVNAKIKYVSKDINQIFDKIISELISTNTLSLTLVSGINKHQHIVDRILDLKYNFKSKTKVIDGNQEDYDFYLFIENKDPNMQKIAIITDSSSDLDEKDIENKHISVLPVRMESNGVHYKAGINLSKQQFWNMLVNENATFKTAQPSPKEMLNLYEELFRKGYEKILFIGISSKLSGTVQVAKLAKGMTKREEDIEVYDSKAVSVLLGYMVIEAANRATKGESIENIKRVLTNICEKSKLLISVETLKYLQQGGRISKTAQTIGDFLNMKPVITMVNGALISEKKVFGGDTGVLNYFEKVIAEKTKQQSIYLITAFGGTSRQEEQANKVLKYAKSNRKVNVFWSNKEIGPTVGTHAGPVLGVLLVPRLL
- a CDS encoding EndoS/ChiA family endoglycosidase, which produces MLILIYIINFKIYAQDIKERNFLAYYRIWRDKKVKQDNTNLTGENWMSMKDIPSGVNIVNVFGYNPDLSADANKKYEEYLETLKKEYVPHLHKNGVKVVFGINYKKIIDVPRKNKDVDPTDEEIKEYAKKIVEEHVKKYGLDGLDIDMEMTYKENPTNPSNPDQLTKKKVEIGNKMIKALSEYLGPKAKNGTLLIYDTNNLGKEAVKDLNGYFDKIAYQQYGKTKSQYTEGERHITKKALENFKDIFSKENFMPGLTFPEENAGKNNQFTDFHINDYKRSNFYKLADYVNKNDLGGMFIYALDRDSRTYTSADLKTLVRSNFIWTKTAIQEANGWSLEKSREVAKHNLKRIKYSRSSQLTEEKIKEIEQKLDAATNLFDINKYILGFFTDGTQMEKSVNEDYDPTLEKKLMNIDISKAMYLLDKFKNNKYGELKQSYENLSTILGGKRYDKKQIEDGINGISYSIFNKIETDLIKDGALSAIKFTHHNELTDKINIGYTLIKQGNKFFHNINAGSLVYKNFGLRGNIAFTTKDVNLLFETYYNLYAKIGKNISGLGVVYSLTNSNLEDIKVKTDYVALRVDNNFKFNGWSGYGFSISPDINVNLELGTYKLKLVDEEGIASANKFIYNHRISLGLELGYVYKKLSIGAKVYGYNTVTLTQKQKEYNFGVSAIGKIGYIIDDKSSINIKAGYSTQDVLRVGLEYNREF
- a CDS encoding ATP-grasp domain-containing protein, with protein sequence MIILLHQFSPYSIGLEHVNNENIIVIAPIYQKNKYDNYGKKLPKVIFLEDFTFEKILNEITKISKENVIEKVYTLNEDIIEWAALISEYFNNKESELVKSLLFTNKYYMRSFLAGVVNQPYFRLLKKVEDIDIFWENTKKDKAIIKPVVGMSSEKMFIINRDDNKVKEEFYKYNMKFLIEEYLDITYMLTGDGYSIGNDTILFSSHEYEKPLLTVLNGNSKEYIVRTNPNYNKNSDVIKGVLIASKKVLERFINDNSVNAFHFEWFYDFETQKYYLCEVAKRFGGASLPFLVNYAFAINLIGNFWESFIKNGNDKGNKENKNELIFPKRIAACYTQGLKGNKKIIKGLNRDDFDWTKNTWIFIKENQEVVNSHSTSDVISLSEIIAETESDYENQIKKLRKLMETIIYEK